From a region of the Nonlabens dokdonensis DSW-6 genome:
- a CDS encoding helix-turn-helix domain-containing protein, with amino-acid sequence MVKDFYIKNMVCDRCIKVLKSEIESQGIELKEIELGRVKLDIKNDDERYAFKEILSNNGFAIIDSAEDTLTEQVKIILIKMMENLPIQLSDKLSKHLSEKLHQDYSKISKVFSFTQGNTIEKYFIKLKIEKVKELIQTQEKNFTEISQLLDYSHINHLSRQFKTETGMSLTTYKKQQQNFRNSLDQIL; translated from the coding sequence ATGGTCAAGGATTTTTACATAAAAAATATGGTTTGTGATAGATGTATCAAGGTGCTCAAATCTGAAATTGAATCGCAGGGCATTGAACTAAAAGAAATTGAATTGGGACGTGTAAAACTTGACATCAAGAACGACGATGAGCGATATGCCTTTAAGGAAATTCTGAGTAATAACGGCTTCGCAATTATCGATTCTGCTGAGGATACACTAACTGAGCAGGTGAAAATTATTCTTATAAAAATGATGGAAAATCTACCCATCCAACTAAGCGACAAATTATCTAAGCACCTATCAGAAAAATTACATCAAGACTATTCAAAAATCAGTAAGGTATTCTCATTCACACAAGGAAATACCATTGAAAAATACTTCATTAAACTGAAAATCGAAAAGGTCAAGGAACTCATACAAACACAGGAAAAGAATTTTACCGAGATAAGTCAACTATTGGATTATAGCCATATCAATCATTTGAGTAGACAATTTAAGACCGAAACAGGAATGAGCTTAACGACCTATAAAAAGCAACAGCAAAATTTTAGGAATTCATTAGACCAAATTTTATAG
- a CDS encoding ion channel, which produces MELEKIDSFYKQLFRKAGLTIAVILVVAFVDIGLISNIEYNWNVWMVFMLTVVKIFFIVHLSFSQLVKIISQSHLLSHVLVLFTLLIGLIIFSFASDFAALHLIDDNNFKSNYDINSSIWTVFFEYFYLSIITFSSVGYGDIVPVSIVAKSTVILEVGLRFFVLVFGIANVNQIKINQE; this is translated from the coding sequence ATGGAACTAGAAAAAATAGACTCATTTTACAAGCAGCTTTTTCGCAAAGCTGGACTTACAATAGCTGTAATTCTGGTAGTTGCATTTGTAGATATAGGTCTTATTTCTAACATTGAGTATAATTGGAATGTATGGATGGTATTTATGCTTACTGTTGTAAAAATATTCTTCATTGTGCATCTTTCTTTCAGCCAACTTGTAAAAATTATAAGTCAAAGCCATTTACTTAGTCACGTACTTGTTCTATTTACCTTATTAATAGGTTTAATCATCTTTTCTTTTGCAAGCGACTTCGCAGCATTACACCTCATAGATGACAATAATTTTAAGAGCAACTATGATATAAATAGTTCTATCTGGACGGTGTTCTTTGAGTATTTCTACTTGAGTATTATAACATTTTCATCTGTTGGATACGGAGATATAGTTCCAGTTTCTATAGTGGCTAAATCGACAGTGATTTTGGAAGTGGGATTGCGATTCTTTGTGCTTGTCTTTGGAATCGCAAATGTTAATCAGATTAAAATAAATCAAGAATGA
- a CDS encoding HYC_CC_PP family protein, with the protein MKKFFHKSMAILMAVVVLFTTMSFTVDMHYCGDSLVDFSLFQSAETCGMEKAQSRIGCENPMLTKNSCCSDEQLIIEGQDNLKQDFTKLTFEQQTFIAAFTYSYRNLFEGTESEEVPFEDYPRPFVKRDVQVLHQTFLI; encoded by the coding sequence ATGAAGAAATTCTTCCACAAATCGATGGCTATATTAATGGCAGTCGTGGTACTTTTTACCACGATGTCATTTACTGTTGATATGCATTATTGTGGGGATTCTCTTGTAGATTTTTCATTGTTCCAATCAGCAGAAACCTGTGGAATGGAAAAAGCGCAGTCAAGAATAGGTTGTGAAAATCCGATGCTTACCAAAAATTCCTGTTGCTCGGATGAGCAATTAATTATTGAAGGGCAGGATAATTTAAAGCAAGACTTTACTAAGTTAACCTTTGAGCAGCAAACGTTCATCGCTGCTTTTACTTATTCTTATAGAAACCTTTTTGAAGGAACCGAATCTGAAGAAGTTCCTTTTGAAGATTACCCGCGACCCTTTGTCAAACGGGATGTGCAAGTACTGCACCAGACTTTCTTAATTTGA
- a CDS encoding heme-binding domain-containing protein, translating into MKYLKIIAWLSLVALVVIQLFPVTLNESDTVPQNDFMIINQVPATIKNQLQVSCYDCHSNNTEYPWYSKIQPAAWYLEDHIQEGKDELNFNEWDTYSSRRKNSKLRSIIKQIESGEMPMDSYELIHGDARMDSTAVKEIIGYMDSLRED; encoded by the coding sequence TTGAAGTATTTAAAAATCATAGCGTGGCTTTCACTTGTGGCATTGGTAGTGATCCAGCTCTTTCCAGTAACCTTGAACGAGAGCGATACTGTACCACAAAATGATTTTATGATAATAAATCAAGTACCTGCAACGATTAAAAATCAGTTGCAGGTTTCTTGCTATGATTGCCATAGCAACAATACAGAGTATCCGTGGTACAGCAAGATACAGCCTGCCGCTTGGTATCTGGAGGACCACATACAGGAAGGAAAGGATGAACTTAATTTTAATGAATGGGACACCTATTCCAGCCGAAGGAAAAACAGCAAGTTGCGTTCTATTATAAAACAAATAGAAAGCGGCGAAATGCCGATGGATAGTTACGAGCTCATTCACGGTGATGCGCGAATGGACAGTACCGCAGTAAAAGAAATTATAGGCTATATGGATAGCTTAAGAGAAGATTAA
- a CDS encoding efflux RND transporter permease subunit, which translates to MLNKSIKFLIENKLVAVLLLALFVGWGVVNAPFNWETGFLPTDPVSVDAIPDIGENQQIVFTKWQGRSPQDIEDQITYPLTTSLLGIPGVKTIRSSSMFGFSSIYIIFEEDIEFYWSRSRILEKLNSLPANLLPDGVNPSLGPDATGLGQIFWYTLEGRDKDGNVTGGWDLQELRSIQDYYVKYGLSSASGVSEVASIGGYVQEYQVDIDPEKMRQYNVSMGDVVKAVKQSNQDIGAQTLEINQAEYLVRGLGYVKSISDIEDAVVDSENFTSIRIKDVANVHLGPATRRGILDKEGAEVVGGVVVARYGANPLEVINNVKAQIAEISSGLPTKTLKDGRTSQVTIVPFYDRTELIQETLGTLNEALTLEILITILVIIIMVFNLRASILISGLLPVAVLMVFITMKLFNVDANIVALSGIAIAIGTMVDVGVILAENMIRHLEDEKLRLNENGKEYTTNEIIYNATAEVSGAILTAVLTTIISFLPVFTMIGAEGKLFRPLAFTKTMALTASLIIALFLIPPIAAFLFRKTSVRERTQYAINGLLILLGILAIVYGFWLGLILIAFATTSFLKMRGALSRKRKNLYDIIISSVAIVFLLATYWRPLGFDRSIVMNLIFVSIICFGLLGAFSIFRIYYERILKWALQNRYLFLIVPATVLTLGIIIMRNTGKEFMPALNEGSFLLMPTSLPHAGVEENKRVLQQLDMAVASIPEIETVVGKAGRTESALDPAPLSMYENVIQYKSEYMRNSSGERQRYKVNDDGLFVLKNNKFIINPNNEIDEDVNYAETSLKTTATRKELIEDDDGEYYRNWRPDIKSPDDIWNEIVRVTKLPGVTSAPKLQPIETRLVMLQTGMRAPMGIKVKGPDLKSIENFGLELEDILKQAEGVKEQAVFADRIVGKPYLLIDIKRDQLARYGISIIDVQEILQVAVGGMPLTQTVEGRERYAVRVRYPRELRANPDDLKNIYVPVEKGSPVPLGELVEIRYEQGPQVIKSEDTFLIGYVLFDKLDGFAEVDVVENAQALIQQNIDNGSLVVPQGVSYRFTGTYENQLRAEKTLSVVVPLCLLVIFLILYFQFRSVSTSLMVFTAIAVAFAGGFIMIWLYGQEWFFNFGFFGENLRDLFNMKTINLSVAVWVGFIALFGIATDDGVVMATYLDQSFKSNEPDNKKGIRLATLEAAGKRIRPCLMTTVTTVLALLPVLTSTGKGSDIMIPMAIPIFGGMIIDVTSYFLLPVLYSWKKEYQLKKANR; encoded by the coding sequence ATGCTGAATAAGAGCATTAAATTTCTCATAGAAAACAAACTTGTTGCCGTTCTACTACTCGCCCTATTTGTGGGTTGGGGCGTGGTCAACGCACCCTTTAATTGGGAAACAGGCTTTTTGCCTACAGACCCAGTATCCGTTGATGCCATACCTGATATTGGCGAGAACCAACAAATTGTTTTTACCAAGTGGCAAGGTCGCTCGCCACAGGATATTGAAGACCAAATTACCTATCCGCTAACCACTTCGCTTCTGGGCATACCAGGCGTGAAAACCATCCGTAGTTCTTCTATGTTTGGATTTTCCAGCATCTATATCATTTTTGAAGAAGACATCGAGTTCTATTGGTCGCGCAGTCGCATACTCGAAAAACTGAACTCACTTCCTGCAAACCTTTTGCCCGATGGTGTCAATCCATCACTTGGGCCAGATGCTACAGGACTCGGACAGATATTTTGGTACACGCTGGAAGGTCGTGATAAAGACGGAAACGTAACTGGTGGTTGGGATTTACAGGAATTGCGTAGCATTCAGGATTATTATGTGAAATACGGATTGTCATCTGCAAGCGGTGTTTCTGAAGTGGCTTCCATAGGTGGCTATGTTCAGGAATATCAAGTGGATATCGACCCAGAAAAAATGCGCCAATACAACGTGAGTATGGGCGATGTGGTCAAGGCCGTCAAGCAAAGCAATCAAGACATAGGCGCACAAACGCTCGAAATCAATCAAGCGGAATATCTCGTGCGCGGATTGGGCTACGTGAAGTCCATTTCAGATATCGAAGATGCCGTGGTAGATTCTGAAAACTTTACTTCTATCCGTATCAAAGACGTAGCAAACGTTCACTTGGGACCAGCGACAAGACGTGGCATTCTCGATAAGGAAGGTGCCGAAGTTGTAGGTGGTGTTGTAGTCGCTCGCTATGGTGCAAATCCGCTGGAAGTCATCAATAATGTCAAAGCACAAATCGCCGAAATAAGCTCTGGACTTCCAACAAAAACTTTGAAAGATGGGCGCACTTCGCAAGTAACCATCGTGCCATTTTACGACCGTACCGAACTCATTCAGGAAACTTTGGGCACACTCAACGAAGCTTTGACTTTGGAAATCTTGATTACCATTTTAGTTATTATCATTATGGTGTTCAATCTACGTGCATCCATCCTTATTTCAGGATTATTGCCCGTGGCCGTCTTGATGGTTTTTATCACGATGAAGCTCTTTAATGTAGATGCAAACATCGTCGCACTTTCTGGTATCGCCATTGCCATCGGAACTATGGTGGACGTGGGCGTGATACTCGCCGAAAATATGATACGGCACTTGGAAGATGAAAAGTTGCGGCTTAATGAAAACGGTAAGGAATACACCACAAACGAAATCATCTACAACGCAACTGCAGAAGTTTCTGGTGCTATTCTAACGGCAGTTTTAACGACAATCATCAGTTTTCTGCCTGTATTCACAATGATTGGTGCCGAAGGAAAACTGTTCCGCCCGCTTGCTTTTACCAAAACAATGGCACTCACGGCATCACTCATCATTGCGCTATTTCTCATTCCACCCATTGCGGCATTCCTGTTCCGCAAGACGAGTGTACGAGAACGTACACAGTACGCCATCAATGGTTTACTTATTTTGTTAGGAATTCTCGCCATCGTTTACGGCTTTTGGCTGGGGCTTATTCTTATTGCCTTTGCTACAACATCATTTTTAAAGATGCGTGGTGCGCTTTCGCGAAAGCGTAAGAATCTATATGACATCATCATTTCATCGGTTGCCATCGTATTCTTGCTCGCTACCTACTGGCGACCTTTGGGCTTTGACCGAAGCATCGTGATGAACCTAATATTTGTTTCCATTATCTGTTTTGGACTGCTTGGTGCGTTCTCAATTTTCAGGATTTACTATGAACGTATTTTGAAATGGGCACTTCAGAACCGATATCTATTCTTAATTGTTCCGGCTACGGTGCTCACGTTGGGTATCATTATTATGCGAAACACAGGCAAAGAGTTTATGCCAGCGCTGAATGAAGGTTCATTCTTGCTGATGCCTACATCCTTACCACACGCAGGTGTTGAAGAAAACAAACGTGTGTTGCAACAGCTCGATATGGCGGTGGCGAGCATTCCTGAAATCGAAACTGTGGTGGGAAAAGCTGGAAGAACGGAAAGCGCACTCGACCCAGCACCACTCTCGATGTATGAGAATGTCATTCAGTATAAATCTGAATATATGCGGAATAGTTCTGGCGAGCGACAACGCTATAAGGTCAATGACGATGGATTGTTTGTACTGAAGAATAACAAATTCATTATCAACCCAAATAATGAGATAGATGAAGACGTCAACTATGCCGAAACATCGCTCAAAACGACTGCCACACGCAAAGAGTTGATTGAAGATGACGATGGCGAATACTATCGAAACTGGCGACCGGACATCAAGAGTCCTGATGATATTTGGAACGAGATTGTACGAGTGACCAAGTTGCCAGGCGTGACATCTGCACCCAAGTTGCAACCCATCGAAACCCGATTGGTAATGCTACAAACGGGAATGCGGGCACCTATGGGCATCAAGGTAAAAGGACCCGATTTAAAGTCCATAGAAAACTTTGGACTGGAATTGGAAGACATCTTGAAACAAGCTGAAGGCGTCAAGGAACAAGCTGTTTTTGCAGACCGAATCGTGGGCAAGCCCTACTTGCTTATTGATATTAAGCGAGACCAATTGGCTCGATATGGCATATCCATTATAGATGTTCAGGAAATCCTGCAAGTAGCCGTGGGCGGAATGCCACTCACGCAAACCGTGGAAGGTCGGGAACGTTATGCCGTGCGCGTGCGTTATCCAAGAGAATTACGGGCAAATCCAGACGACCTTAAAAATATCTACGTTCCTGTAGAAAAAGGCAGTCCTGTACCGCTGGGCGAATTGGTCGAAATTCGATACGAGCAAGGACCACAAGTCATTAAGAGTGAAGACACATTTCTAATTGGCTACGTGCTGTTTGACAAACTCGACGGCTTTGCCGAAGTAGATGTGGTAGAAAATGCTCAAGCGCTGATTCAACAAAATATTGATAACGGTTCGCTGGTCGTACCACAAGGTGTTAGCTATCGCTTTACGGGTACTTATGAAAATCAGTTGCGGGCAGAGAAAACCTTATCGGTTGTCGTACCACTCTGTTTGCTGGTTATTTTCTTGATTTTGTATTTCCAATTCAGGTCGGTTTCTACATCGCTTATGGTGTTTACTGCCATCGCCGTGGCCTTTGCAGGTGGTTTCATTATGATATGGCTTTATGGTCAGGAATGGTTTTTCAACTTCGGCTTTTTCGGCGAAAATCTGCGGGATTTGTTCAATATGAAAACTATCAATTTAAGTGTGGCCGTTTGGGTAGGTTTTATTGCCCTTTTCGGGATCGCAACGGATGATGGTGTAGTAATGGCCACCTATTTAGACCAATCTTTTAAAAGCAACGAACCAGACAATAAAAAGGGCATTCGTCTCGCCACTTTGGAAGCCGCAGGTAAACGTATTCGTCCGTGTTTGATGACTACTGTAACTACGGTGTTGGCATTACTTCCTGTACTCACATCCACAGGCAAGGGAAGCGATATAATGATACCGATGGCGATACCCATTTTTGGCGGAATGATAATCGACGTTACGTCCTATTTTCTACTGCCAGTCCTATACAGTTGGAAAAAGGAATACCAACTTAAAAAAGCAAACAGATGA
- a CDS encoding TolC family protein, which yields MVILALLLVGIGGQAQQLQSYIQEAEANNPEIQAFELRYNIAEEKVNEANWIPNTEVSAGYFVSEPETRVGAQRARIGVKQMLPWFGTITARENYATAMADAEYVDITIAKRKLALSVAQSYYSLYSIRAKQAVLDENIQLLETYEQLALTSVEVGKASAVDVLRLQIRQNELQQQQEVLEEEFRAEQTAFNNLLNRESMMTVDVVPEMEIPQEDPFYDNEALALNPELLKYDKLYESVAQSELLNQRESLPMIGFGVDYLPVTERSDVNFNDNGKDVLMPMVSVSIPIFNNRYKSISKQNELRQQEIETQREQRLNVLESAFAKAQSQRNQARIAYNTQVRNLKQAQDAEEILVKNYETGTIDFNDVLDIQELQLKFQMNQIESVQRYYVQSAIINYLIN from the coding sequence TTGGTGATTTTAGCGTTGCTTCTTGTCGGAATCGGCGGGCAGGCGCAACAACTACAATCCTACATCCAAGAAGCTGAAGCGAACAATCCAGAAATTCAAGCTTTTGAACTGCGCTATAATATCGCCGAAGAAAAGGTAAACGAAGCCAACTGGATTCCCAATACCGAAGTAAGTGCTGGCTACTTTGTGAGCGAGCCTGAAACCAGAGTTGGCGCACAACGTGCACGGATAGGTGTAAAACAGATGTTGCCGTGGTTTGGTACTATTACCGCTCGTGAAAATTATGCCACCGCAATGGCAGATGCCGAATATGTGGACATCACGATTGCAAAGCGCAAGCTCGCACTTTCGGTCGCACAATCCTATTATAGCCTGTATTCTATACGTGCCAAGCAAGCTGTGCTGGATGAAAATATACAGCTTCTGGAAACCTACGAGCAACTTGCACTCACGTCTGTAGAAGTAGGAAAAGCGAGTGCCGTAGACGTGTTGCGACTTCAGATTAGACAAAATGAATTACAACAACAACAGGAAGTGCTGGAAGAAGAATTTAGAGCAGAACAAACGGCTTTCAACAATTTACTCAACCGCGAATCAATGATGACTGTTGACGTAGTTCCAGAAATGGAAATTCCGCAGGAAGACCCTTTTTATGACAATGAAGCGCTTGCACTCAACCCTGAACTGCTCAAATATGACAAACTTTATGAATCGGTGGCACAATCTGAACTGCTCAACCAGCGTGAGAGTTTGCCTATGATTGGTTTTGGCGTGGATTATTTGCCCGTAACGGAACGCAGCGATGTCAACTTCAACGATAATGGGAAAGATGTATTGATGCCTATGGTGTCAGTTTCCATACCCATTTTCAACAACCGCTACAAATCCATTTCAAAACAAAATGAACTGCGACAGCAAGAAATAGAGACCCAAAGGGAACAGCGATTGAATGTGCTGGAATCCGCTTTCGCGAAAGCGCAATCGCAACGCAACCAAGCTCGCATCGCTTACAACACACAAGTCCGTAACCTGAAACAAGCCCAAGATGCCGAAGAAATTCTGGTAAAAAATTATGAAACTGGCACTATAGATTTTAATGATGTGCTGGACATTCAGGAATTGCAGTTGAAGTTTCAAATGAATCAAATTGAGTCGGTACAACGGTACTATGTGCAATCGGCCATTATTAACTATTTAATCAACTAG
- a CDS encoding DUF3347 domain-containing protein, with translation MKKVKRTLGMMALAATTVLTVSCKDVNKNEPAAPMSNEMHQESMDDKDDMAMNDNQDAKAEAILNDYFNLKDALVGDDNDKAKELGNTLAQSLKSFDASNYSDNETSELNDIIEDATEHAEHISESDIKHQREHFKILSKDVTDMVAITGTKTKLYEQFCPMYDGGTAWLSKEENVLNPYYGSSMLRCGKVQREIN, from the coding sequence ATGAAAAAAGTAAAAAGAACACTAGGTATGATGGCACTTGCTGCTACAACGGTACTAACGGTTTCCTGCAAAGATGTAAACAAGAACGAACCGGCTGCACCTATGAGTAATGAGATGCATCAAGAGTCTATGGATGACAAAGACGATATGGCGATGAATGACAACCAAGATGCAAAAGCAGAAGCAATCTTGAATGACTATTTCAACTTAAAAGATGCGTTAGTAGGAGACGATAATGATAAGGCGAAAGAATTGGGAAATACATTGGCTCAATCTCTTAAATCTTTTGACGCATCAAACTATTCTGATAATGAAACATCAGAATTAAATGACATTATCGAAGATGCCACAGAACACGCAGAACACATTTCAGAAAGTGATATCAAGCATCAGCGTGAACATTTTAAGATATTAAGTAAGGATGTAACCGATATGGTGGCAATTACTGGTACAAAGACTAAACTTTACGAGCAATTTTGCCCTATGTACGATGGTGGTACAGCGTGGTTGAGCAAAGAAGAAAATGTATTGAATCCCTATTATGGAAGTTCAATGTTGAGATGTGGTAAAGTACAGCGAGAAATCAACTAA
- a CDS encoding multicopper oxidase domain-containing protein, with the protein MKKLLIFFLILFGFAMQAQKPDNPFVANKSEENVDNWPERVYDLTIDYETVNYTGKDVKAMTFNGSIPGPTLEFNEGEFAIINVTNKMDVETSVHWHGLILPHFYDGVPYLNTPPIKPGETQQYKFALKQSGTYWYHSHTGLQEQRGVYGSIQINPKETTLEYDKDLVLVLSDWMDENPKTQLRNLKRGNEWYLIKKNQVQSWDKVIARGAVGAKLKMMWQRMPDMAILDNYYDYFFINGKPEQNYTDFKPGEKVRVRFVNAAAATYFWLTFGGEDPTLVAADGLDVVPVPHNKTLIGVAETYDFIVTIPESGKLEILATSQDGSGKASTFLGTGNTLKAPEVPRPDLIKQMQEMMSMDMKMGAPAVKFNPSKNDSIEKMKKYAMKMDGMQMDGMNMKDDKMQMDGMQKDKDSIKMKDNGMAHQDMKMKEDKMQMDGGMKMGYMVPKDKVIGDNMKTGGNPEFNYHYLKAPESTEFDEDRPTREMLFNLTGNMNRYVWSINGVPLSETDKIKINQGEVVRITLNNMTMMHHPMHLHGHFFRVLNENGERSPLKHTVNVAPMQKVVIEFAADEKGDWYFHCHVLYHVNSGMARIFSYDTPRDERLEGYPLTNLTNEANHMFTWGEVTGASHMTELYYTATNIRNQFTLRGEYGWNENLEAEFTYERWLNSYFRVFGGVNVENEGVDSLEEISTTGVVGVRYLLPLLIDSDLRIDNKLRPTISFATATMIFRNVALYGEYEYQMDFGWVNDFEEGTDFEEETTWQVGLEYVLSRDFSLMGSYDNRFGWGGGLSLRF; encoded by the coding sequence ATGAAAAAACTACTAATATTTTTCTTAATACTATTTGGATTTGCAATGCAAGCACAAAAACCAGACAATCCTTTTGTGGCCAACAAATCCGAAGAAAATGTTGATAATTGGCCAGAACGTGTCTATGATTTAACTATTGATTATGAGACTGTAAACTACACGGGTAAAGATGTAAAAGCGATGACCTTTAATGGTAGTATTCCTGGTCCAACTTTAGAATTTAATGAAGGGGAATTTGCTATTATTAACGTAACCAATAAAATGGATGTAGAAACATCTGTGCACTGGCACGGTTTAATACTTCCACATTTTTACGATGGTGTACCTTATCTAAATACACCACCTATTAAGCCAGGCGAAACTCAACAGTACAAATTTGCGCTCAAACAATCTGGAACTTATTGGTATCACTCACATACGGGATTGCAAGAGCAACGTGGTGTTTATGGCTCAATTCAAATCAATCCTAAAGAGACCACATTAGAGTATGATAAAGATTTGGTACTCGTACTTTCGGACTGGATGGATGAAAATCCTAAAACACAACTCCGTAACTTAAAACGAGGTAATGAATGGTACCTCATTAAGAAAAATCAAGTACAAAGTTGGGATAAAGTAATCGCCAGAGGTGCTGTTGGAGCTAAGTTGAAAATGATGTGGCAACGTATGCCAGATATGGCTATACTTGACAATTACTACGATTATTTTTTTATAAATGGAAAACCTGAACAGAACTATACTGATTTTAAACCTGGTGAAAAGGTAAGGGTACGTTTTGTAAATGCAGCTGCTGCCACTTATTTCTGGCTTACATTCGGTGGCGAAGACCCTACGCTAGTAGCAGCGGATGGGTTAGATGTTGTTCCTGTACCACACAATAAAACATTAATCGGAGTTGCCGAAACATATGACTTTATAGTAACTATTCCAGAAAGCGGAAAGCTGGAAATCCTTGCAACTTCACAAGACGGTTCTGGTAAAGCATCTACCTTTTTAGGAACAGGCAATACATTGAAAGCTCCAGAAGTTCCTAGACCTGATTTGATTAAACAGATGCAAGAGATGATGTCAATGGATATGAAAATGGGAGCCCCAGCAGTTAAGTTCAACCCTTCAAAAAATGATAGTATTGAAAAAATGAAGAAATACGCAATGAAGATGGATGGAATGCAAATGGATGGAATGAATATGAAAGATGACAAAATGCAGATGGATGGGATGCAGAAAGATAAAGATTCCATCAAAATGAAAGACAACGGTATGGCTCATCAGGATATGAAAATGAAGGAAGATAAGATGCAAATGGATGGTGGAATGAAAATGGGCTATATGGTTCCAAAAGACAAAGTGATAGGTGATAATATGAAAACAGGTGGTAATCCTGAATTTAATTATCACTATTTAAAAGCGCCAGAAAGTACCGAATTTGACGAAGACAGACCTACACGTGAGATGCTATTTAACCTAACTGGTAATATGAACCGATATGTATGGTCAATAAACGGAGTACCACTTTCAGAAACCGATAAAATAAAAATCAATCAGGGAGAAGTTGTACGAATAACGCTTAACAATATGACAATGATGCACCACCCAATGCATCTACACGGACACTTTTTTAGGGTACTTAATGAAAATGGTGAGCGCAGTCCATTAAAACACACGGTTAATGTTGCACCGATGCAAAAGGTAGTCATTGAGTTTGCTGCGGATGAAAAGGGTGATTGGTATTTTCATTGTCACGTTCTATATCATGTAAACAGTGGTATGGCTAGAATTTTTAGCTACGATACACCACGAGATGAACGATTAGAAGGATATCCTTTGACCAATCTTACCAATGAGGCAAATCATATGTTCACTTGGGGAGAAGTCACTGGGGCAAGCCATATGACAGAATTATATTATACGGCAACGAACATTCGTAATCAGTTTACCTTAAGAGGAGAATATGGCTGGAATGAAAATTTAGAAGCAGAGTTTACATACGAGCGTTGGCTCAATAGTTATTTCAGGGTTTTTGGAGGCGTAAATGTTGAAAACGAAGGCGTGGATAGCCTTGAAGAAATATCTACCACAGGTGTCGTAGGTGTTCGTTATTTGCTTCCACTTCTAATCGATTCCGATTTACGGATTGATAACAAGTTACGTCCTACTATCTCTTTTGCGACAGCGACTATGATATTTAGAAATGTTGCTCTTTATGGTGAGTATGAATACCAAATGGATTTTGGTTGGGTAAATGATTTTGAAGAAGGGACTGATTTTGAAGAAGAAACGACTTGGCAAGTAGGCCTTGAATATGTACTGAGTAGAGATTTCTCTTTAATGGGAAGCTATGACAACCGTTTTGGATGGGGTGGCGGACTTTCATTAAGATTTTAA